A genomic segment from Phragmites australis chromosome 6, lpPhrAust1.1, whole genome shotgun sequence encodes:
- the LOC133920748 gene encoding glutathione S-transferase T3-like codes for MSQFSQPTDLGGQSELGQFSLGSDDKGTKKVTSRKKKKVDAKTDRTKWTDEEDELLVSAWLNVSQDPVVGTDQSRETYWGCIAKYFNTYKKDSMMPRTDKALINHMKLITDAVTKFTVHYRKVEQLNPSGTNERDKMARACSAYKAIEGKPFAYTHCWVLLAEHPKWHAHEAAKAQKVLELAEAQCSQAAGNDIPNDAASNASTDLPRPIGRDQAKASRARKSPSQSSIPTVSGGAYERQLQDISETKKVMVELKKEQLEVMRLQATVRMNDQDERIMKVDLDTVSGPLREYYRKRQEDIMARWKVLENRD; via the exons ATGTCGCAGTTCTCACAGCCTACTGATCTTGGAGGGCAGTCCGAGTTAGGGCAGTTTAGTCTAGGGAGCGATGACAAGGGTACGAAGAAGGTCacctcgaggaagaagaagaaggtggacgCGAAAACTGATAGAACCAAATGGACTGACGAGGAAGATGAGTTGTTGGTGTCGGCCTGGCTTAACGTAAGCCAAGATCCGGTTGTGGGCACGGATCAGTCCAGAGAGACCTATTGGGGGTGTATCGCAAAGTATTTCAACACTTACAAGAAGGACAGCATGATGCCGAGGACCGACAAAGCGctcatcaatcatatgaagctGATCACGGATGCCGTGACAAAGTTTACGGTGCATTACAGGAAGGTGGAGCAGCTGAACCCGAGTGGCACCAATGAACGTGACAAG ATGGCAAGAGCGTGCTCCGCGTATAAAGCAATTGAGGGAAAACCCTTCGCATACACCCATTGTTGGGTGCTGCTGGCCGAGCACCCAAAGTGGCATGCACACGAAGCGGCAAAGGCGCAGAAGGTCTTGGAGCTTGCGGAAGCACAGTGCAGCCAAGCTGCAGGCAATGACATCCCAAATGATGCCGCTTCCAACGCGTCGACGGACCTTCCCCGTCCTATTGGCCGTGACCAAGCGAAAGCTTCTCGAGCGCGCAAGTCGCCGTCGCAGTCCTCAATTCCAACCGTGTCCGGAGGAGCATATGAGCGACAATTGCAAGACATCAGTGAAACAAAGAAAGTGATGGTGGAACTTAAGAAGGAGCAGCTGGAGGTGATGCGTCTCCAAGCGACTGTCCGAATGAATGACCAAGACGAAAGAATTATGAAGGTCGATTTGGACACGGTTTCGGGACCACTACGGGAGTATTATAGGAAGCGCCAGGAAGACATAATGGCACGGTGGAAGGTCCTAGAGAACCGAGATTAG
- the LOC133920828 gene encoding SEC1 family transport protein SLY1-like, protein MAALSLRQKQLDLIVRMLHLNQQSPPPGTAAEEEVYKILVLDSFCTSLLSPLLRVADLRKHGITLFFPIDKPRQQVPDAPAVYFLRPTPANADRVAADAAAALYSSFHLNFSSALPRPLLDRLAAAAAASGSAHRIARLADQYLDFVSLEDNLFSLAQPRSYVALNDPAAADADIEALVDALALGLFCVAATLGAVPVIRCARGGPSEMVAAALDSRLRDHLLAKPNLFTEAASASFHRPVLCLFDRNFELSVGIQHDWSYRPLVHDVLGLKLNKLKMSADKSGPAKTYDLDDSDTFWVANSWSPFPKVAEEIEAQLAKYKQDVDEVNQRTSGSKDRVEFDGTDLIGNTKHLMNAVNSLPELTERKKMIDKHTNIATVLLGQIKERSLDEYCDCENDMLVKGTMDRNTLLSLLRGKGTKEDKLRLALTYLLCFETPPPSELEQVEVALQESEVDMSAFQYVKRIKSLNTHFAASSSTASRSNIVDWAEKLYGQSISAVTAGVKNLLSAGRQLALTRTVEALMEGKPNPEVDNYLLFDPRAPRSGSGGQLKGPFREAIVFMIGGGNYIEYRSLMELAERPQPSKHVIYGATGILNGVEFIQQLAELGQKTGLGGSSSNPPPSQ, encoded by the exons ATGGCGGCGCTCAGCCTCCGGCAGAAGCAGCTCG ATCTGATCGTGCGGATGCTGCACCTGAACCAGCAGTCGCCACCACCCggcacggcggcggaggaggaggtgtaCAAGATCCTGGTGCTAGACAGCTTCTGCACGTCGCTGCTGTCGCCGCTGCTCCGCGTCGCCGACCTCCGCAAGCACGGCATcaccctcttcttccccatcgACAAGCCGCGCCAGCAGGTCCCCGACGCCCCCGCCGTCTACTTTCTCCGCCCCACCCCCGCCAACGCCGACCGCGTCGCCGCCGATGCCGCCGCTGCGCTCTACTCCTCTTTCCACCTCAACTTCTCCTCCGCCCTCCCGCGCCCGCTTCTCGaccgcctcgccgccgctgccgccgcctcaGGCTCCGCCCACCGCATCGCCCGCCTCGCCGACCAGTACCTCGACTTCGTCTCCCTCGAGGACAATCTCTTCTCCCTAGCCCAACCCCGCTCCTACGTCGCCCTCAacgaccccgccgccgccgacgccgacaTCGAGGCCCTCGTCGACGCCCTCGCGCTCGGCCTCTTTTGCGTCGCCGCCACGCTCGGCGCCGTACCCGTCATCAGGTGCGCCCGCGGCGGCCCCTCCGAGATGGTCGCCGCCGCCCTCGACTCCCGCCTTCGCGACCATCTCCTGGCCAAGCCCAACCTCTTTACCGaggccgcctccgcctccttccACCGCCCAGTGCTCTGCCTCTTCGACAGGAACTTCGAGCTCTCCGTGGGGATACAGCACGACTGGAGCTACCGCCCCTTGGTCCACGACGTCCTCGGCTTGAAGCtcaacaagctcaagatgtCCGCCGACAAGTCCGGCCCAGCCAAGACCTACGATCTGGATGACTCCGACACCTTCTGGGTAGCCAACAGCTGGTCGCCGTTCCCGAAGGTAGCCGAGGAGATCGAGGCCCAGCTCGCCAAGTACAAGCAGGACGTCGATGAGGTCAACCAGCGCACCAGTGGAAGCAAGGACAGGGTCGAGTTTGATGGCACGGACCTCATTGGCAACACCAAGCACCTCATGAATGCAGTGAACTCACTCCCAGAGCTGACAGAACGCAAGAAGATGATCGACAAGCACACAAATATCGCGACGGTGTTGCTTGGGCAAATCAAGGAGAGATCGCTGGATGAATACTGTGACTGCGAGAATGACATGCTCGTGAAGGGCACCATGGACCGGAACACGCTGCTGAGCCTCCTCAGGGGAAAGGGCACCAAGGAGGACAAGCTCCGGCTGGCTCTGACCTATCTCCTCTGTTTTGAGACGCCTCCACCATCCGAACTGGAGCAGGTCGAGGTTGCTCTGCAGGAGTCAGAAGTGGACATGTCTGCGTTTCAGTATGTCAAGAGGATAAAGTCATTGAACACGCACTTTGCTGCCTCATCAAGCACAGCAAGCAGGAGCAACATTGTTGATTGGGCAGAGAAGCTCTATGGGCAGTCCATTAGCGCAGTGACAGCAGGGGTGAAGAACCTCTTGTCGGCAGGGAGGCAGCTAGCCTTGACAAGGACAGTTGAGGCTCTCATGGAAGGGAAGCCGAACCCAGAGGTGGACAACTACCTGTTGTTTGACCCACGGGCCCCTAGATCGGGAAGTGGTGGTCAGTTGAAAGGGCCCTTCAGAGAAGCAATCGTCTTCATGATTGGTGGCGGGAATTACATTGAGTACAGGAGCTTGATGGAGCTGGCAGAACGCCCACAACCTTCCAAGCATGTCATATACGGAGCAACGGGGATTCTCAATGGGGTGGAGTTTATCCAGCAACTCGCGGAATTGGGGCAGAAAACAGGCTTgggaggcagcagcagcaacccTCCACCATCGCAGTAA
- the LOC133920749 gene encoding pentatricopeptide repeat-containing protein At2g17210-like: MMMHAYLLKTAYIYMLPVANSLLANYASQPFGGSASASKLFDDMPLRDHVSWTSIINAYLPALAQALRLFRDVHLGTSLHGLVTRRGLHVDVFNANSLIHMYSEGLRLRSTRKVFDSIANKNGVSWNTMLSGLLGKKLAHPLCCRSVHAVTVRKLLLMASVLLLNALLDVYAKCGLVKHALRLFRRMPFLNRNLISWSTVIAACTRNGKPHEAITCFATMREAGQRPNSITMLSLLEACANRAEMRASRCAYGMVLRSGMALEQGMGNTLVDMYDKCGDLAEARRVFNAMLVKDVLSWNSMIGALGMNGRALDALALLGNME; the protein is encoded by the exons ATGATGATGCACGCCTATCTCCTCAAGACGGCCTACATCTACATGCTGCCCGTCGCCAACTCCCTACTCGCCAACTACGCCAGCCAGCCATTCGGGGGATCTGCTTCTGCCTCTAAGCTGTTTGACGATATGCCTTTGCGGGACCATGTCTCCTGGACCTCCATCATCAACGCCTACCTCCCAGCCCTAGCTCAGGCCCTCCGCCTCTTCAG GGACGTCCACCTAGGCACCTCATTGCATGGCCTCGTCACGCGTCGAGGCCTGCATGTCGACGTCTTCAACGCCAACTCCCTCATTCACATGTACAGCGAGGGCCTCCGATTGCGCTCTACTCGTAAGGTGTTCGACTCCATCGCCAACAAGAATGGCGTGTCCTGGAACACCATGCTGTCAGGCCTT CTAGGCAAGAAGCTCGCCCACCCCTTGTGCTGCAGGTCAGTACATGCAGTCACCGTCAGGAAGCTGCTGCTCATGGCCAGTGTTTTGTTGCTCAACGCCTTGCTCGATGTCTATGCCAAGTGCGGCCTCGTTAAGCACGCGCTCAGGCTCTTCCGGCGGATGCCATTCCTAAATAGGAACCTCATTTCCTGGAGCACTGTCATTGCTGCCTGCACGCGTAATGGCAAGCCCCATGAGGCCATCACGTGCTTCGCCACCATGCGAGAGGCTGGGCAGAGGCCCAACTCCATTACGATGCTAAGCCTCCTGGAAGCGTGCGCCAACCGTGCGGAGATGAGGGCATCGAGGTGCGCTTATGGCATGGTGCTCAGGAGTGGCATGGCCTTGGAGCAAGGCATGGGCAACACCCTTGTGGACATGTACGACAAGTGTGGCGATCTCGCTGAAGCGAGAAGAGTGTTCAATGCGATGCTCGTTAAAGATGTCCTGTCTTGGAACTCCATGATCGGCGCGCTGGGTATGAACGGCCGTGCCTTGGATGCCCTTGCCCTTCTCGGAAATATGGAGTGA